TTGTTGAGGCCGACGTCCCTCCCTTGACCAAACCTCCAATTGTCATATTAATTACTCCCTAAGTGGAGCTTCTTTGGCCTGTCCTTCTTGGTCACTGCAGGCACATTGAGTCGACCTTGACATGTTATCATCATCTCAACAAGTTTCTACTTGGGTTTTTTGTATTTCGTAATCTTTATGGATTGCTCTTTTCTCCGTCCCGGTAAATGAGGTACAAAGTGACATTCTTATCTAAAAACCCTTCAAAAGTATCCTGCCTCGATTATCTCCTCGATTTAATCTTTCAACATTAAGCATCTTCAAAAGTCTGACTAATGAAATACATTACTCTTTACTCTTTGTTAACCTCTTATATGAATGTCACGCTAATGACTTCTTCAAAGACAGAGAAATATACGATaatttttagtctataaaataatatataatttagtcaatatagcaactaattatttttgtctctaaaattggtttttatttaataattttatagtagTATTAGGAGGCTATTAAAAGGATTTTGCGCTAGTTAGCTCGAACTATACATCATGGTCTCATCCTCAAACCATGTCCAAGCTTGCCTCTCATTGGCTTCAGCGTTGTGAATTGAGGATCCGATTTAGACGACAAACGAGCCACAACGGGATATTGTGTttattttggtaaaaatttgGTTTAATGGATTTCTCATAACAAAAAGTCGTGTCTCGAAGTAGCACCAAACAGAGTATAGGAGTATCATTGTCGTCCTTGATAAGATAACATGGATACACTCTCTTCGAACTGAGTTGCGTCCTCCAACTACTACTCCTATGATTTTTTGCAGACAACCTTGGAGCTGTTCTAATGGCAGCTAATCTAGTAATTCACTCGAGTCTAACCATTTTGAGTTGGACCTACATTTCTTTCGAAAATGTGTGCAACAACATCTTCTACATGTAAGTTGCTGTGTTCTGGTGCATCTTTCATTAGGTTAAGGAGTAGACTTATCTTATGGGAGATGTCACATGATATAGGTGTAATATGTATCCTTCATGTATGAAAATCCATTCTTCTTCTCATATCATTCTTCTTCATATATCTAAATATTGTTGCTCTCTACCCAGGCATGATACCCATCATCTCTTTTATTCTTCTGGTAGATAGTGTTCTTCAAATATTTCATGTGACAGTAAAACTTATAAtctttttggaaaaaaatattttatcaaacaTCAAAGACAAAACACCCGTGCTACATAATTTCTCAATGCTGAGCCTATTATGCTTTTGCAACACGCTCATCTGATATTATCCATTATTCATTTATCTAATGCCAATTCACCTGTTTCAAGGTTTTAACCGTTATGCAAAATTCTGATGGACAAATTTCAAAGACACAATTAGTTTTGagataaaatcaaatataatatcaaaacTTGTAACATTAATTCTGAGGTTAAAACTATGACAACTTCAAACAAATCCAAATATGACATCGAAAGAGAGACAGACACCAATTTATAAACAATCACATTCACACACATTACAACAGGGATTAACCAGATAACAGAGCAAAAGATGACTTCATATGGCTCACAACAAGAAGCAAGAAAGCAACAACATTTTGCAGTCATAATGTTTAGTTTAGAGTAACATAACAAGGAACACAGCCAGAAGCTGAGTTTCCTGAGCAAAACCTAAACACAAAATGCTATTGGAtgtcatttattttttctttccatGGAAAAaggaattttaaattttaaatgcgACCACCCCACAAGGACTCCATCTGAACTTTCCCACTCTTCAAGAGACTCTCGATTTCCAGCGGAGGGTTCAAACCAAGCCTCTGAGCACGCTCCCACCGTGCAAGCCGCGCCATCCCAAGGCAGGGCCCATACGCCATGTTCAAATCGAATTGCCGCAACACCACCTCGCTCTCACTGCATTCATCTGCATACAAAATTTCACCTTTTAGTCATAGAAAGAGATAAATgtgtttgaattaaaaaaaaaaaaaaaaaagcccTAGGAATTAGAATGGACATTGGAGGTCCGGTTTTCCGCCGGGGGAGATGGTGGCCAGTGTTTGGACCGAAGTGGATCCCAAAATGGCGGCGTTAATCGGAGATTTTTTGGAAGATTTCTTCGTGGCGGTGGTTTTCCTCTGTCGGTAAAAACCCTTCATATTTCCAGACACGGTCGCcattttctcttctctctctaaagcacttttcaaatttgaattttgaaaatgtcTGTCTTAAGTCTG
The sequence above is a segment of the Phaseolus vulgaris cultivar G19833 chromosome 2, P. vulgaris v2.0, whole genome shotgun sequence genome. Coding sequences within it:
- the LOC137811776 gene encoding uncharacterized protein, whose amino-acid sequence is MATVSGNMKGFYRQRKTTATKKSSKKSPINAAILGSTSVQTLATISPGGKPDLQYECSESEVVLRQFDLNMAYGPCLGMARLARWERAQRLGLNPPLEIESLLKSGKVQMESLWGGRI